A genomic region of Arcobacter sp. F155 contains the following coding sequences:
- a CDS encoding methyl-accepting chemotaxis protein, which produces MLKKFTIKTKIIVLVVFSLSFLTIILTSFSVKEAKDSLLNQNYAMLTAARDSKSNQISNFFKERIGDINVLAKSYNIVELIYDLRNTYDMLDIEEKGAFPVDSVVIKDATQRHEAFLQHYLKEYGYYDIFLIDADTSHVIYTAAKESDYGANLKYGNLKNSGLGKVYHQTMANKRPTFIDMEPYAPSNNAPAMFLGNPIIDEGKVIAILVFQISDRAINTIMQFREGYGKSQEDYLVGEDLLMRSDSYLNPKAYSLVASFANKAKVDTVAAKNALAGKENTEIIMDYNNNPVLSAYSEVKIGKDFKWAILSEIDEAEVLITPNAIRNLIIIISLVVLVLVIIGTIIVINNVIVKRLKSFQEGLLGFFNYINRDASNVQELESDSEDEIGLMSKAVNENILKAQKGIEEDRAIIDETIKVLGEFEQGDLNQRITTQVNNPALNELRDVLNKMADNLESNIDNILKVLGEFSNYNYKDRVNTSGIKEHLEKLGVGVNSLGDSITQMLVENKRNGLIVDESSNILLRNVDTLNQASNEAAASLEETAAALEEITGNVKSTSLKVSEMAEFATQVTNSASEGQELATKTTSAMDDINEQVTAINEAITVIDQIAFQTNILSLNAAVEAATAGEAGKGFAVVAQEVRNLASRSAEAAKEIKDLVENANIKANEGKNIAGNMIEGYTSLNTNIDKTIELISDVSNASKEQETGIVQINDAINSLDQQTQKNAAVATETQEIATNTAALAKEIVSEVDKKEFEGKNNIDISRDIKNKSNQTTHSTPVQTNKVVHKEPAKKIEKNQAFKDTSSNDEWETF; this is translated from the coding sequence ATGTTAAAAAAATTTACAATCAAAACAAAAATTATTGTTTTAGTGGTATTCTCACTAAGTTTTCTAACAATAATTCTTACTTCTTTCTCAGTAAAAGAAGCAAAAGACAGTCTTTTAAACCAAAACTATGCAATGTTAACTGCAGCAAGAGATTCTAAATCAAACCAAATCTCAAACTTTTTTAAAGAGAGAATTGGAGATATCAATGTTCTTGCAAAAAGTTACAACATTGTTGAGCTAATTTATGATTTAAGAAATACGTATGATATGCTTGACATCGAAGAAAAAGGTGCATTCCCTGTTGATTCTGTTGTAATAAAAGATGCAACACAAAGACATGAAGCTTTTTTACAACACTATTTAAAAGAGTATGGATATTATGATATCTTTTTAATAGATGCAGACACATCACATGTAATCTATACAGCAGCAAAAGAGTCTGACTATGGTGCAAACTTAAAATATGGAAACCTAAAAAATAGTGGTCTTGGAAAAGTTTACCATCAAACAATGGCAAATAAAAGACCTACTTTTATTGATATGGAACCATATGCTCCAAGTAATAATGCCCCTGCAATGTTCTTAGGTAATCCAATTATTGATGAAGGAAAAGTAATTGCAATTTTAGTTTTCCAAATTAGTGATAGAGCTATAAATACTATCATGCAGTTTAGAGAAGGTTATGGTAAATCACAAGAAGATTATCTTGTAGGTGAAGATTTACTTATGAGAAGTGATAGTTACTTAAATCCAAAAGCATACTCACTTGTTGCATCATTTGCAAATAAAGCAAAGGTTGATACAGTTGCAGCAAAAAATGCACTTGCAGGAAAAGAGAATACAGAGATTATCATGGATTATAATAACAATCCTGTTTTATCTGCTTATTCTGAAGTTAAAATTGGAAAAGATTTCAAATGGGCAATTCTTTCAGAAATTGATGAAGCAGAAGTTTTAATAACTCCAAATGCAATTAGAAACCTAATTATTATAATCTCACTAGTTGTGCTAGTATTAGTGATTATTGGGACTATTATTGTAATTAACAATGTAATAGTTAAAAGATTAAAATCATTCCAAGAAGGATTACTAGGGTTCTTTAACTATATAAATAGAGATGCGAGCAATGTTCAAGAACTAGAAAGTGATAGTGAAGATGAAATAGGTCTTATGTCTAAAGCAGTTAATGAAAATATCTTAAAAGCACAAAAAGGTATTGAAGAAGATAGAGCTATTATTGATGAAACAATAAAAGTTTTAGGTGAATTTGAACAAGGTGATTTAAATCAAAGAATCACAACTCAAGTTAACAACCCTGCTTTAAATGAACTAAGAGATGTTTTAAATAAAATGGCTGACAACTTAGAAAGCAATATTGACAATATCCTAAAAGTATTAGGAGAATTTTCTAACTATAACTATAAAGATAGAGTAAATACAAGTGGTATTAAAGAACACTTAGAAAAACTTGGAGTTGGAGTTAACTCTTTAGGTGATTCAATTACTCAAATGTTAGTTGAAAATAAAAGAAATGGTCTTATTGTAGATGAGTCTTCAAATATTCTTCTAAGAAATGTAGATACATTAAATCAAGCATCAAATGAAGCTGCTGCTTCATTAGAAGAAACAGCTGCTGCTTTAGAAGAGATTACAGGAAATGTAAAATCAACTAGTTTAAAAGTTAGTGAAATGGCAGAGTTTGCAACACAAGTAACAAACTCAGCAAGTGAAGGTCAAGAGTTAGCAACAAAAACAACTTCAGCTATGGATGATATCAATGAGCAAGTAACAGCTATTAATGAAGCTATTACTGTTATTGATCAAATTGCTTTCCAAACAAATATTCTATCTTTAAATGCAGCAGTTGAAGCAGCTACTGCTGGTGAAGCTGGAAAAGGTTTTGCAGTTGTTGCACAAGAAGTTAGAAACTTAGCATCTAGATCTGCTGAAGCAGCAAAAGAGATTAAAGATTTAGTTGAAAATGCAAATATCAAAGCAAATGAAGGTAAAAATATTGCTGGAAATATGATTGAAGGTTATACTAGCTTAAATACAAATATTGATAAAACTATTGAGCTTATTTCAGATGTTTCAAATGCTTCTAAAGAGCAAGAGACTGGTATCGTTCAAATAAATGATGCAATTAACTCTCTTGACCAACAAACTCAGAAAAATGCAGCCGTAGCAACAGAGACACAAGAGATTGCTACAAATACAGCAGCTTTAGCAAAAGAGATTGTTTCAGAAGTGGATAAAAAAGAGTTTGAAGGAAAAAACAATATTGATATATCAAGAGATATAAAAAATAAAAGTAATCAAACTACACATTCAACTCCAGTACAAACTAATAAAGTAGTACACAAAGAACCTGCTAAAAAAATAGAGAAAAACCAAGCATTTAAAGACACTAGTTCAAATGATGAGTGGGAAACATTTTAA
- a CDS encoding DASS family sodium-coupled anion symporter, producing MNKILFSVFLAIIGFALASTTFSVQHATLIGILVLLVSLWTNEGLPLGVVSLLPIVLFPSFDILSTTETSSNYSKSIIFLFLGGFMIAIATQKTELHKYIANKLLSIFPSTTRGIIFSLAVTSAFLSSLISNTTTALLLIPIAMFLTNETSLKLRFVLAIAYGASVGGIVTPIGTPPNLILLGFLEQKGIETISFVNWIFLTAPLAVVMLIIIPFILSLGAKAIELDKDIGKAVFLTSEQKRLGMILLTLIVLLFVNSKIEPFYSGLGINEKGILLGYGLLMFVPKLGFLEWEDARKIPYEIIFLFGAGFSIAMAFSSTGLAEQIASYLLALTSLPVMLLILLVAALVTFTTEVTSNTALISIALPIIYSLGEAAQIDIQLILFVATICASYAFMLPIATPPNAIAMSSGAVKVKDMAKYGFVFNLLGILSITIIALVYWQFMI from the coding sequence ATGAATAAGATATTATTTTCAGTTTTTTTGGCGATAATTGGCTTTGCATTAGCATCAACAACTTTTAGTGTTCAACATGCTACTTTGATTGGAATACTTGTTTTACTTGTTTCTTTATGGACAAATGAAGGCTTACCTTTGGGGGTTGTTTCATTATTACCGATAGTATTATTTCCTTCTTTTGATATTTTAAGTACAACAGAAACATCATCTAATTATTCAAAGTCAATAATATTTCTGTTTTTAGGTGGTTTTATGATTGCAATTGCAACTCAAAAAACTGAATTACATAAGTACATTGCAAATAAACTTTTAAGTATTTTCCCAAGCACAACAAGGGGTATTATTTTTTCTTTAGCTGTAACTTCTGCTTTTTTAAGTTCACTAATTTCAAATACTACAACAGCTCTTTTACTTATTCCTATTGCAATGTTTTTAACAAATGAAACTTCATTGAAATTAAGATTTGTTCTTGCAATTGCATATGGTGCAAGTGTTGGAGGTATTGTAACTCCAATTGGAACACCACCTAACTTGATTCTTCTTGGATTCTTAGAGCAAAAAGGTATTGAGACAATTTCTTTTGTAAATTGGATTTTCCTAACAGCTCCACTAGCTGTAGTAATGCTTATTATAATACCTTTTATTTTATCTTTAGGAGCAAAGGCTATTGAGTTAGATAAGGATATTGGAAAGGCAGTTTTTTTAACAAGTGAGCAAAAAAGATTAGGAATGATTTTACTTACTCTTATTGTTTTACTTTTTGTAAACTCTAAAATTGAACCTTTTTATTCTGGTCTTGGAATCAATGAAAAAGGAATACTTTTAGGATATGGACTTTTAATGTTTGTTCCTAAATTAGGTTTTTTAGAGTGGGAAGATGCAAGAAAAATTCCATATGAAATCATTTTCTTATTTGGTGCAGGTTTTTCTATTGCAATGGCTTTTTCTTCAACAGGATTAGCTGAGCAAATTGCAAGTTACTTATTAGCCTTGACTTCTTTACCTGTAATGTTACTTATTCTTTTAGTTGCTGCTCTTGTGACTTTTACTACAGAAGTTACTTCAAATACAGCTCTTATCTCTATTGCTTTACCAATAATCTATTCTTTAGGAGAAGCAGCTCAGATTGATATTCAACTAATTTTATTCGTAGCTACTATTTGTGCTTCTTATGCCTTTATGCTTCCTATTGCAACTCCTCCAAATGCTATTGCTATGAGTAGTGGAGCTGTAAAAGTAAAAGATATGGCAAAATATGGATTTGTATTTAATCTATTAGGAATTTTATCAATAACAATTATTGCTTTAGTTTATTGGCAGTTTATGATTTAA
- a CDS encoding PAS domain-containing protein, with protein sequence MREVELDKKTMIVSETDEKGIIIYANDDFCSIAGYTKEELIGQPHNIVRHPDMPKAAFKDLWTTIQEGKIWKGIVKNKTKDGNYYWVNATAYPSTSSNGKKRYISVRIKPTRKEIEKAEELYKTMN encoded by the coding sequence ATGCGTGAAGTTGAACTAGATAAAAAAACAATGATTGTTTCTGAGACAGATGAAAAAGGTATTATCATTTATGCAAATGATGATTTTTGTAGTATTGCTGGTTATACTAAGGAGGAGTTAATAGGTCAACCACACAATATTGTAAGGCATCCAGATATGCCAAAAGCAGCATTTAAAGACCTTTGGACAACAATCCAAGAAGGAAAAATCTGGAAAGGTATTGTAAAAAATAAAACAAAAGATGGAAACTATTATTGGGTAAATGCAACAGCTTACCCCTCTACTTCCTCAAATGGCAAGAAGAGATACATCTCTGTAAGAATTAAGCCCACAAGAAAAGAGATTGAAAAAGCCGAAGAGCTTTATAAAACTATGAATTAA
- the selA gene encoding L-seryl-tRNA(Sec) selenium transferase: MTLLKSIPKVDKLASNEAFKNLSNTLITSIIKKEIEELRQNILAKKTDSIDEEELVSNILKEYETIIKPSLQKVINATGVIVHTNLGRSLINKDVFEKAKDIATSYNNLEYDLKMGKRGERYSHISKVFCELLGCEDVLIVNNNASAVFLILNTFAKGKEVAVSRGELVEIGGSFRVPDVMSNSGAILKEIGTTNKTHLRDYENAINENTSMLMKVHKSNYSIEGFSQEVSFKEVIDVAQKNDVIDYYDMGSGHLIDLPYGLKESEPSVLDYMKHNPSLLSFSGDKLLGSVQAGIIVGKKKYIEQLKKNQLLRMLRVDKLTLAILEENVKSILLKDFDSIPTLKMLFKTFEELETNAKRIKEEISSFCTCEIIETKTVIGGGTTPNKKIPTIALSIEFKNYKPNKIEKLFRKNNIIGRIENEKFLLDFRTILEDDLDILIEKIGQIINE; the protein is encoded by the coding sequence ATGACTTTACTAAAATCTATTCCTAAGGTTGATAAATTAGCATCTAATGAAGCTTTTAAAAATTTATCAAACACTTTAATTACTTCAATTATAAAAAAAGAGATTGAAGAATTAAGACAAAATATTTTAGCTAAGAAAACTGATTCAATAGATGAAGAAGAATTAGTATCAAATATTTTAAAAGAGTATGAAACTATTATAAAACCCTCACTTCAAAAAGTTATAAATGCAACTGGAGTAATTGTTCATACAAACTTAGGAAGAAGTTTAATAAATAAAGATGTTTTTGAAAAAGCAAAAGATATAGCAACTTCATACAACAATTTAGAATATGATTTAAAGATGGGAAAAAGAGGAGAGAGATATTCTCATATCTCTAAAGTTTTTTGCGAACTTCTTGGATGTGAAGATGTTTTAATTGTAAACAACAATGCAAGTGCAGTTTTCTTAATCCTTAACACTTTTGCAAAAGGAAAAGAAGTTGCAGTAAGTAGAGGTGAACTTGTAGAAATTGGCGGAAGTTTTAGAGTTCCAGATGTTATGAGTAATAGTGGAGCTATTTTAAAAGAGATTGGAACTACAAATAAAACTCACCTAAGAGATTATGAAAATGCAATCAATGAAAACACTTCAATGCTTATGAAAGTACATAAATCAAACTACTCTATTGAAGGATTTTCTCAAGAAGTTTCTTTTAAAGAAGTTATTGATGTAGCACAAAAAAATGATGTGATAGACTACTATGATATGGGAAGTGGTCATTTAATTGATTTACCTTATGGATTAAAAGAGTCTGAACCTTCTGTATTAGATTATATGAAACATAATCCAAGTCTGCTTAGCTTTTCAGGAGATAAACTATTAGGTTCAGTACAAGCTGGAATCATAGTTGGAAAGAAAAAGTATATTGAGCAATTAAAGAAAAACCAGCTTCTAAGAATGCTAAGAGTTGATAAATTAACCCTTGCTATTTTAGAAGAGAATGTAAAGTCAATCCTTTTAAAAGATTTTGATTCAATTCCAACTCTTAAAATGCTTTTTAAAACATTTGAAGAGTTAGAAACAAATGCAAAAAGAATAAAAGAGGAAATCTCATCTTTTTGTACTTGTGAAATTATCGAAACTAAAACTGTAATTGGTGGAGGAACAACACCAAATAAAAAAATACCAACAATAGCTTTAAGTATTGAGTTTAAAAACTATAAACCTAATAAAATAGAAAAACTATTTAGAAAAAACAATATCATCGGAAGAATTGAAAATGAAAAATTCTTATTAGACTTTAGAACAATTTTAGAAGATGATTTAGATATTTTAATTGAAAAGATAGGACAGATTATAAATGAGTAA
- the selB gene encoding selenocysteine-specific translation elongation factor, translating into MSNYIIGTCGHIDHGKTALIRALNGYEGDSTKEEQQRGITIDLSFSNLSQDDKNVAFIDVPGHEKLIKNMIAGAFSFDCVMIVVSAVEKIMPQTIEHLEILNLLGVKNAILTITKKDLVDEETLKKNKEEIEQFINDEYDFNILFSKAVSIYDEESINKLKEKLFTLDASTKIEENFFRYYVDRVFSSSGSGTIVTGTVLGKPLKKDEKVFICDIKKEAKVKNLQVHGENSEISNISNRTAINLSNVNTKDIKKGFLISKKGFLRGFDKIDISFKCLKNKTIKHNQKYSIFIGTKRVEARVLLFNSTEGFEVSQGFAQLSLSEPIFSIYKEKIIIRQSNDTIAGATVLNPIIDPMKKSQKLNLLEALEKEDIENAYKILLEAHKKGLGLVSSAQRFALSHEKALEFAKSLENVFIDENSLILYPIETKQVIKDIIVSIYKKNQYALLSVSSIALRLKWASENFIQIVMTELVNEEFLVQDGKLYKSSNIKEDFKKSLENIILKRLEQEDVAPTAPYNIYDDLDIDRKMGDNILKSLCSKKSVIRLQHNIFIHSESLSKIILEMKNIIRNEGFIDISNFKEKFPLSRKYLISYLDYLDNFSEIKKEENKRVFIS; encoded by the coding sequence ATGAGTAACTATATTATTGGAACGTGTGGACATATTGACCATGGAAAAACTGCATTAATCCGTGCATTAAATGGTTATGAAGGTGATTCAACTAAAGAAGAACAACAAAGAGGAATAACTATTGATTTAAGTTTTTCAAATTTAAGCCAAGATGATAAGAATGTTGCTTTTATTGATGTTCCTGGACATGAAAAACTGATTAAAAATATGATTGCAGGAGCCTTTTCTTTTGATTGTGTGATGATTGTTGTAAGTGCTGTTGAGAAAATTATGCCTCAAACAATTGAGCATCTTGAAATTTTAAATCTTCTTGGAGTTAAAAACGCAATTTTAACTATCACTAAAAAAGATTTAGTAGATGAAGAAACACTAAAGAAAAATAAAGAAGAGATTGAACAGTTTATAAATGATGAGTATGATTTTAATATACTATTTTCTAAAGCAGTTTCTATTTACGATGAAGAGTCAATCAATAAACTAAAAGAAAAACTGTTTACACTTGATGCAAGTACAAAAATAGAAGAAAACTTCTTTAGATACTATGTGGATAGAGTTTTCTCTTCTTCAGGAAGTGGTACTATTGTAACAGGAACAGTTTTAGGAAAACCTCTAAAAAAAGATGAAAAAGTTTTTATTTGTGATATTAAAAAAGAAGCAAAAGTAAAAAACCTTCAAGTTCATGGAGAAAATAGTGAGATTTCTAACATATCAAATAGAACTGCAATTAATCTAAGTAATGTAAATACTAAAGATATTAAAAAAGGTTTCTTAATCTCTAAAAAAGGTTTTTTAAGAGGCTTTGATAAAATAGATATCTCTTTTAAATGTCTAAAAAACAAAACTATAAAACATAATCAAAAATACTCTATTTTTATTGGAACTAAAAGAGTTGAAGCTAGAGTTTTACTATTCAATTCTACGGAAGGATTTGAAGTATCACAAGGTTTTGCACAACTATCACTAAGTGAACCTATTTTCTCTATTTATAAAGAGAAAATTATCATTAGACAATCAAATGATACTATTGCAGGGGCAACTGTATTAAATCCAATTATTGACCCTATGAAAAAAAGTCAAAAATTAAATTTACTAGAAGCTTTAGAAAAAGAAGATATAGAAAATGCATATAAAATCCTACTAGAAGCTCATAAAAAAGGTCTAGGACTGGTATCTTCTGCACAAAGATTTGCACTAAGCCATGAAAAAGCATTAGAGTTTGCTAAAAGTTTAGAGAATGTATTTATTGATGAAAACTCACTAATCTTATATCCAATAGAGACAAAACAAGTAATCAAAGACATAATTGTATCAATTTATAAAAAGAATCAATATGCCCTACTTTCTGTTTCTTCAATTGCATTAAGACTTAAGTGGGCAAGTGAAAACTTTATTCAAATCGTTATGACAGAATTAGTAAATGAAGAGTTTTTAGTTCAAGATGGAAAACTATATAAAAGCTCAAATATTAAAGAAGATTTCAAAAAAAGTCTAGAAAATATCATTTTAAAAAGACTAGAACAAGAAGATGTTGCTCCAACAGCTCCATATAATATCTATGATGATTTAGATATTGATAGAAAAATGGGTGATAATATTCTAAAATCACTTTGTTCTAAAAAAAGTGTAATAAGATTACAACATAATATTTTTATCCACTCAGAAAGCTTAAGTAAAATTATACTTGAAATGAAAAATATCATTAGAAACGAAGGTTTTATCGATATTTCAAACTTCAAAGAAAAATTCCCACTTAGTAGAAAATACCTAATTAGCTACCTTGATTACTTAGATAATTTCTCAGAAATCAAAAAAGAAGAGAATAAAAGAGTATTTATCTCTTAA